The following DNA comes from Marinilactibacillus sp. Marseille-P9653.
ACGATACTTTACAGCCACATGATCAGAGTTTGAAAAAGAATATGGCCAGCAGTTGGACTATCGCGTTGACCTATCAAACATTGAAAAAGTTCGCAGAAGTACTTGAGTCTATTGACCAGGAATGGGCGCAGGCCGTTAAGGAATTAACTGAAAAAATTGAACAAGACTTCAAGAAATATATTTCATCTAACGAGGTCGTTCCTGGATTTGTTTATATGCCAAACGAAAAAGAAATCGTTAAAATGATTCACCCAGATGATACAACAACGGGTATCCAATATCGGTTGCTACCAATGATCAGGGGCATGATCAGCGAACTGTTTACAAAAGAACAAGCGGAACATCATTTTGAGCTAATCCAAACGTATTTGAATACTCCAGATGGTGTGCGTCTTATGAATCGTCCGGCAACCTATAAAGGTGGCGTCAGCCGTCAGTTTAAGCGAGCTGAACAAGCAGCCAATTTTGGTCGAGAAATTGGTTTGATGTATGTACATGCGCACATCCGTTATATTGAAGCGATGGCAAAAATCGGTCAAGCACAAGAAGTCTGGAAGGGTTTGGAAACCATCAACCCTATCAATATTTCAGAAGTCGTTAAGAATGCTGAAGTTAGACAAAGCAATACTTATTTCAGTAGTTCCGATGCAGATTTTTCTGATCGTTACGAAGCGCAAGAAAACTTCGACCTTGTTAAAAAAGGTGAAGTCAAAGTAAAAGGTGGCTGGAGAATTTATTCCAGTGGGCCTGGAATCTATATGAATCAACTGATTTCCAGCGCACTCGGTATTCGTGTCCAGTCTAAAAATCTAGTACTCGATCCGGTATTGAAGAAAGAACAAGATGAACTAACTGTGACTTATCAGTACAATGGTTATCCATTAAACATTCAATTCCACTATACGAATAATGACCAAGTAAGTGTTCAAGTCAATGGGGAGGAAATCCTGCAACAGACCTTAAAAAATCCATACAGAAACGCAGGAGTTAAACTTGATCACAAAACTCTAGAAAAAATTCTCACGCATAAAATAAATACGGTAGATGTATTTTATCCAGTTTATTAAAGATAATATTCTAATAAAACAAGCGGATACATGGTAAATTGTATATAATGAATAGACATGCCTCTTTATAAAAAGAGGTAACCGTTCTGAATCAGTTGTACCCATTCGTACTAGTAAGGAGGTTGGAATATGACAGGGATAAAAGAAATTGCCAAAAGAGCGAATGTTTCAATTTCAACCGTTTCTTACGCGTTGAATAATAGCCCAAGAGTCAGCGAAAAAACTAAACAGCGAATTTTAACGATTGCTAAAGAAATGAACTATATTCCTAATCGTGCAGGTCAAAATCTACGTAGAAAGCAGACGGAAATTATTGGTGTCCATCTTTCAAGCTATAGCGGAAGTTTTTACGGAGAATTACTAGATGGTATCCAACACATGGCAAAAGAGCTTGGCTTTGATATTATCGCCTGTTCTGGCGAGAAGTCACGATTATTTCTGCCTCAAGGAATGATTGACGGCATCATCGTGCTCGATCAGTTTTATCCCGACGAGCAACTACTTGAATATGCGGAAAGCGGCCACGAGATTGTTGTGCTAGACAGACAACTGGAACATGATCATATTCGTAACGTTTTATTGGATAACAAAGAAGGCATCAAACAAGCTGTTCAGTCACTGGCAGCTTCACCAGTAGAAACCATTGATATCATCAACGGTCCTCAAGGAAACTTTGATAGCTACGAACGTCTAGAAACAGCTACTCAGGAAATTAGCAAACTGGGCAAGAAATTCCGAATCTACAAAGGCTGGTTCACAGAAGAATCTGGATATGTCGCTGCACGAGAAATTGCCAGAGAAGTGCAACCCGGATCACCGGTTGAAATTCTCGCGCTGAACGACGAAATGGGTATCGGAGCCTATAATTATTTTAAAAAGACGGACTATTTCAAACAAACCCAAATTAATATTACTGGTTTTGATGATTTAATGGTCAGTCGATATCTTGATCCCCGAATGAATAGTGTCTCTTATTCCAAAAGAGAATGGGGAGCCGTTAGTATGAATACTCTTTATAAAATGCTGAACGGTCAAGAAAGCAAAGACAGCTTAATTTCTACTAAATTTCTTTACCGTTAACATAAACTAATTAAAACAAAGTAAGGCATTGCTGAAGCGATGCCTTATTTGTGTTATCCTTTCAAAAAAGGCCTTAAAAGGAGCAGTAAATATGGAAGAGTTGACCATCAGGACAATCACCGACGAAAACTGGCGCGCAATCATCGAACTCAAAGTAGAGTCCAATCAATCCAGCTTCATCAGTCCAAATGCCGAGTCCATGCTCGAAGCATTTTACGAGACTCGTTTTAACTGGACAATTTATGGCCTATATGCCGAAAATCTACCGGTCGGCTTCGCTATGATCGGCGCCTACAATGAGGAGCATCAGTATATCTGGCTCGACCGTTTTATGATCGACGCCCAATCCCAAAGCAAAGGCTACGGTAAAATGTTTCTCGAAAAATTGATTGCCTTCATTAGACAGAACTGGTCCGTCAAAGATATCGTGCTGAGCATCAACGAGCATAATCTAGCGGCCAAGCGCTTATATGAATCTTTCAACTTTAAAGAAACTGGCCGAATCGACGAAGAAAACGGCGAACAAATCATGGTCTTAAGCGAAAGATAGTGAGTCTACGCAAGCAGATAACAGAAGAGACC
Coding sequences within:
- a CDS encoding GNAT family N-acetyltransferase, encoding MEELTIRTITDENWRAIIELKVESNQSSFISPNAESMLEAFYETRFNWTIYGLYAENLPVGFAMIGAYNEEHQYIWLDRFMIDAQSQSKGYGKMFLEKLIAFIRQNWSVKDIVLSINEHNLAAKRLYESFNFKETGRIDEENGEQIMVLSER
- a CDS encoding LacI family DNA-binding transcriptional regulator, with the protein product MTGIKEIAKRANVSISTVSYALNNSPRVSEKTKQRILTIAKEMNYIPNRAGQNLRRKQTEIIGVHLSSYSGSFYGELLDGIQHMAKELGFDIIACSGEKSRLFLPQGMIDGIIVLDQFYPDEQLLEYAESGHEIVVLDRQLEHDHIRNVLLDNKEGIKQAVQSLAASPVETIDIINGPQGNFDSYERLETATQEISKLGKKFRIYKGWFTEESGYVAAREIAREVQPGSPVEILALNDEMGIGAYNYFKKTDYFKQTQINITGFDDLMVSRYLDPRMNSVSYSKREWGAVSMNTLYKMLNGQESKDSLISTKFLYR